A segment of the Bacillus licheniformis DSM 13 = ATCC 14580 genome:
TTCGTCCACTCCCGAGCTTCCTTTTCCTTGCCGAGCAGCTTGCCAAACGTTTTCATTTCATCGCGTGCATCTTTAAATGTGCCGAACGGATAGACGACAGTGGGAGCGATTTTTGACAGCTTTTCATATTCTTTTGAATCGTTCGTCATCGATACGATTAAATCGGGTTTAAGTTCAAGAACTTTTTCCACAGATACTGAAAAACCGTCTTTTCCCCCGATATCCTTTATTCCTGAAACTTGATCTTTAATATAAGGACTTCCGAGGTACTTTCCCGTTTCTCCAAGCGGCTTGATCCCGAATGCAAGCATGGTTCCCGCATAGCCAATCGTCACGACGCGCTTCGGATTAGCCGGTACAGTGACATTTCCGTTGATGGTTTTCACCACTCTTGTTTTCTCTTCATTTTTCTCTGATGCAGCCTGTTTCTGGCCGCTTTGACAGCCTGAAAGAAATACAGCGAAAGCGAGTAAAAGGGTGAATATATAAGAATATTGCTTTTTCGTCATATTTAATCCTCCAATTGATAATAATTATCATTATCAATATACAGGATATTTGTCATCTTGAGAAGTCCTTATTTGAGTTACGGCTGATCAGACCGTTCGTTCCGGCGATAGTATTCAATTACAAATTCTTTAAAGTTGCGTGCCGCCGGCGACAAATAATGGTCTTTCAGGACGGCGAGACCGATCGTCCTCTCAGAACGGTAGTCTGACACTCGGCAAAATGCCACTGGAGAATGGACGTGCTCCGCCGTTTTCGGCAGGATTGCTACACCGAGCCCTGCTGATACTAGTCCCAAAATCGTCGACACTTCTTCCCCTTCAAAAGCAAGCTTCGGGCTGATGGACAGTCCCCGGCACATTTGATCAAACACATATCGAAGACCATAGCCCGGCTTAAAACAGACAAAGTCTTCGTGTGCAATCGACCGGATCGCGACTTCTTTCCGATCTGCAAGCGGGTGGTCGGCTGGAAGCACCAGATAAAGCGGCTCAGTATCCAACACCGTCCATTCAAGATGCTCGTTTGGAAGCGGCGGAGAGCTGAGGCAGATATCAGCTTCGCCCGTCTCCACCATGTGCTGAAGATGTTCATTTGCGGCCTGATACAGACGGAAAGCAACATTCGGGTATTTCTTTTTAAATTCGGCAATCAGCTGCGGCATGAGCCGCGAACCAAGCGTATGCAAAAATGATACCGAGATTTCCCCGGCATTCGGATTGACGCTTTCCCTGATTTGCTGAACGCCTTCGTCAAGGGCAAGGCGGGCCTGCTTCGCTTTGATGAGGAACTGCTCGCCGTACTTTGTCAGGCGGATCGATTTTGTTTTTCGAATAAACAGCGGGACGCCCAATTCTTCTTCAAGCTTTTTGATCGACCTGCTCAAAGCCGGCTGGGAAATCCGTTGTTCCAAGGCTGCTTTTGTAAAGTGTTTATGCCTGCTCACGGCAATAAAATGGTCAATTTGATAGAGTTCCAATGCTCATCCGCTCCTTCATAAATAAAACGCATGATGATGATAGTTATTATAAATTAGACACATCACAAATGAAAGCGTACCATGAAACATAGATTGTCATTCTAGAAAAGAGGAGCTGCCATGACCTACATACAGCCGCATTCGAAGGATTATCACAAAGCGAGCATCGCCTTATTCATCAGCGGTTTTGTGACATTTGCCACACTTTACACCACACAGCCGCTCATGCCTCTGTTTGCGGAGGAATTCGGCATATCGGCGGCAGCTGCAAGCTTAACTTTATCCATTTCAACAGGCATATTGGCTTTTGCATTGCTCACGGCAGCAGCTTTATCTGACGGGTTCGGCCGGAAAACGATTATGGCAATATCCCTGTTTGCGACATCAGTGCTCGGCCTCTTGACCGCCTTTAGTCCGAACTTCGCGGCGCTCTTGGCGATGAGAGGGCTGCTTGGCTTTTTCCTTGCAGGCGTGCCCGCGATCGCCATGGCTTATGTCGGAGAGGAATTTGATCCGCGAGGGCTCGGCAAAATGATGGGGCTATACATTAGCGGCACAAGCCTCGGAGGAATGAGCGGAAGGCTTTTGACCGGCCTTTTGACAGACTTGTTCAGCTGGCGCGCGGCGCTAGGAATCATCGGGGCATTATCAGTACTATTAAGCTATTTGTTTTGGATTTTGCTGCCCCGGCCGCAGCACTCCGCTAAGCGAAAAACAAGTGTGAAAAAAGCGAGCTTGGCCTACGGCGCCGTCTTGATGAACAAACGGCTGCTGTCAATCATTTCACTTGGATTTCTATTAATGGGAAGCTTTGTTACGCTGTTCAATTATATCGGGTTTCAGTTGATGGGACCTCCGTACAGACTCTCTCAAACTGTCATCGGGTTCATCTTTATCGTTTATTTGGCGGGGACGCTCAGTTCTGTCTATATGGGGAAGAAAGCCGATCGTTTTGGCAGCCCGTTGATGCTGAAAATCGGGATTGCCATTATCGCAGGAGGCGCATTGCTTACGCTTCTGCCTCAGCTTCCTCTTAAAATTGCCGGAATCGCTGTTTTTACATTTGGATTTTTCGGGTCGCATTCGATCGCAAGCTCCTGGGTCGGGCAGACGGCCGGCGAACAGCGCGTTCAAGCTTCCTCCCTTTATTTGCTGAGCTATTATCTCGGCTCAAGCTTAGCGGGGTCTTTCGGAGGCTTCTTCTGGACCCATTTTAAATGGCCGGGAATCATCTCATTCATTATCGGGCTGCTTTTGATCGCTTATCCGGTCATTTTCTTTGCCGAAGCCAAAAGAAACAAACGGCAAGACAATTCACAGGTCCGAAATAAAAGCTAAACTTTCTTCACCGCATGCCGATATTTAAATCAAAGCCAGCATGGCGATTCCTCCTGAAGATCAGCCGTTTTTAGAATGATTGAACACAGCCTGTCATGTTGGCTTTTCCTTTATCTCCCTCTATAATGGTTTGAGGGGGGGAATCACCTTGCTTAAAACAATCGGATTTTATGGATTTTTGGCATCTGTATGTTTAAATCTTTTTCTCAGGTTTGGGCTCAAGATAAACGGCACAGCGAATGATATCATCTCAACGGCCTCCCTCGTATTCGTGCTGGTGTACGTATGGGACGACTTGAAAAAACGAAGTGCAAAAACGCTCATCTTACAGGGAATCACTCTCATCATCTTTGTGGCGTTATTGGTGTTTGTCATCATGAAAGGACAAACATTCATTGCTTCTCTGCCTTTTTTCGAGGGTTGGGAAACGCCGGCAAAATGGGTGTATATTTTGCTCGTTTTGTTCTTGGGATCAAACCTTTTCATCTATATCAATGAAAAAATAACAAACTCTAAAAAAGAGGCATCCTGATCAATTCAGAATGCCTCTTTTTGTTTACGTTCTTGCAATGCAGTCCGCCTTCACATTATGTTGGGAAACGCCGCCGTCCCATACATCCTTTGCATAGCGCCCTTCTTCTAAAAGTGCGGACAGCCAGCTTTGCGACTCTTCCCGACTCGCACCCTGTACTATGCGATACGCCTCGCACAAAGCTTGTTCAACAGCTGGAGCCATGCGGCTTCCGTCTCCGCACACATACAGGCGGCCGCCTTCGTTCAACAAGTGAATCAGCAAGGCTGCATCCTCTCTGAGCAAATCTTGCACATATGTTTTCGGCCGGCCCTCAAGCCGGGAAAACGCTGTATGCAGATGGACGATTCCGTCCTTTTCCGCTTGCTCCAACTCGTCTCGATACAGAAAATCTTCGTTCGGACGGCGGCAGCCGAAGTACAAATGCGCTTCACCGAGCTTCACACCGGCATCGCGCTGGATGCGGCGCGCCTGAAGAAATCCGCGGTAAGGGGCGATTCCGGTGCCCGGCCCGACCATGATCACCGGTGTTTCAGGATCTTCGGGAAGCCGGAAGCCTGACTGAGGCTCTCTGATGAAACACGAAATCGCGTCTCCCGGCTCAAGGCCGGCGAGATAGTTCGATGCAACTCCCTTATAATGCCCGCGGCCGCTCAACGCCGGGCCACTTACGACAGAGACGGTGATGCTTGTTTGCCGCGGGTTAAGCTGCGGCGAACTGGAAATCGAATAGTACCTCGGTTTTAGCGGAGGAAGAAGCGCCAGAAAACGGGCGAACGGCAGTTCACAGGCCGGGTATTGCTCAAGCAGGTCAAGCATTGTCAGCCGCTTATTCAACACTTGATCCTTATAGACGTCATCTTTCAGCAGGTCTTCAAGCTCGCGCTGATGAGGCGGACAAACAGTATGAGCCGCCAGCTCGCGTATCTGGGCCCTTGTGGCCGGTTCCTGGAGCTCGACGCAATGTTGAAAAAGGTCTTTGACATGAACGGGCCTCTCCAAAGGCAAATGTGATGCTTGATTCCGGCCGCTAATCAGAATTTGTTCATTTCCGTTCAGCCCAAACCGCTGAAAAACGCGGCCAATCAGCACTTCGCTGTTTTGCGGTAGCACACCGAGATGGTCTCCCTCCTGATATGCGGCGCCTTCAGGAAGCGATATTTCAATATGCCTTGTGCTTCTCCCGCTCTTTTCACACTGCAGTTCTCGGTTTGCCGATATCTTCGCTGTGAACACCTGATAAGCTTTAGCCAGCGGCGAAGCCGCAGGTGCGTTTACGAACTCGACAGATAAGGCTTGCCTGTCTGTTTCTGTTTGATTCGGCTCGGGTTCGGCCAATGAAAATTCGGTTCTTAAAAGCGGCCACAGATCATATTTCCATGACTCAAACTGTCCTTCAAAATCATCGCCTGCATCCCCTTCTCCAAGCTTGTGCAGCCTTTGGGCGCCTTTTTTTTCCAATACGCTGTCAATCAGGCGCGGAATCCGCTGGTAGGTGCTGGCCCAGCTGCGGTTACCGCAGCCGAATACCGCATATTTGACACCACGCAAATCGTCTGTCTGATCATGCTCAAGCCAATTGACAAATTCCTTTGCGCAATCGGGCGGGTTTCCGTTATAGGAAGCCGTCACAATGATAACAGCCCCTTCTGCCGGGATGGCGCCTGCGTATTGATCAAGCTCCGCCGTCCGGCTGTGAAACCCTTGCTCACGCGCTTCTTCAGCAAGCTCCTTCGCAATCTCTTCGGCTGTGCCGAGATTTGAACCGTAGAGCACAAGAAGAGGGGTTCCGTGCGTATTTTCCGCCGCCGGTGCGGAAGGCCGTTCTTCCTGCCGTCCGTTCTCTTCAGGCTGAGCGCCCGGCATCGCCGTCATTGCTTCTTTTTTCCTCGGCCTCACCCGGATTGTGAAACCATCCGGTTTTAATGTCAGCGATTCTTTGATCTTCAATTGGTAGTTTGCATGATCTTCAAGATCAAAGTACTGAAGAATCATGCCGAGCACAAGCGTCGCTTCATGAAGGGCGAACTGCATGCCGATGCATGCCCTTTGGCCGTTGCCAAACGGTTTGTATGCGTGCGCCGGAATGCTGTCCATCTGCTCGAACCGTTCAGGCCGGAATGCCTCGGCATCTTCTCCCCAGACGCTTTGATCTCTGTGCAGTTTTGGGATGAGCACTGTAACGCTCTGTCCTTTTGGAATCAAATATTTTCCCCCGATAACCGTTTCTTCTTTTGCATAAAGAGAGAAAGCCGGTGCCGTCGGCCAAAGCCTTATCGATTCATTCAAAATCATTCGGATGTATTTCAGCTGCTGAACCTGTTTGTAGGATGGGACGGGATCGGTCAGCACGCGGTCTGCTTCTTCATACGCTTTCTTAAGCTTATCCGGATGCTTCAGGAGCAGATAGATTGCAAACGATAATAAACCGCTCGTCGTCTCGTGTCCGGCAATCAAAAATGTAATAATTTGATAGCGGATATTCTCATCATCCAGTTTTTCGCCGGTCTCAGGGTCTTTCGCATGAAGCATAAGCGACAAGAGGTCATTTCCGCTTTCACTCTCGGCCTGCTTCCGGTCAGCGATGATCCGGTCAACAAGAGAAAACATCGACTCGACATCGCTGTTAAACCGGCGCTTCGTTTGAATCATCAGCTTATCCTGCAGCGGGAAGCGCTTCGTCTGTCTCATCGCTTCGCTCAAACCCCGGACCATGCTCTCAATAAACGGATGCTGCCCTTCACGGTAGAAGCTGTTAAAGCGGTAGTTAAACCCGCATAAGCCGATCGTGTCCAGCGTCAGCCGCGTCATATCGTCCGGCACATCAATGCTTTCATCCTGATTGAGACGGGACCACTTTTGAATGAGCTGGACGGCGATATCCTGCATCATGGGATGGTATCCCTTCATCGCTTTCTGGCTGAAGCTCGGCAGAAGGATGTTGTGGGCTTTCCGCCAATTGGGTTCTTCCGTCCAGCTTGTAAAGAGCCCGTCTCCGCTGAACTCGCGAACTTTCAATAGCCCCTTCCCCATGTTTTTGTCAAAACGGGATTCTTCAGAGACTTCTTTAACCAGTTCATGGCTGGACACAAAAACCCCAATCGCATCCGCAAACTTAAATTGAAAGATAGGCCCCATCTCATCCGCGATTTTCCAAAGTGACTGGGAGACCCTGTTTTTGTCAAGCAAAGGCAGGTTGCCGAGCGGCCCGTAAGTTTTAGGGATTGGAATTCCATCTAACTTGTTCATGAAAATCATCCTTTCTGTTTTGGAAAAAAGCATTTCATCCATGATGTTTAACAGCATCCCAGGAACATTCTTCAATCTCCTCCATCAGTTCGGTAGGGTCCTCGAATTCCCCTGCTCTTACCAACTTCTGAATATGAACGAACGCTCCGAATACAACAGCCGACAAAATGTGGGAAGGCAAAGGGCGAATCATGCCGGCCGCTTTCCCTTTTTCAAAAAATAAATAGATGAAATCCAGCAGTTCGTTCAAGACCTCGCGGCTTTTCTCAGTCAAGTAATGAGAGGTCTTGTCAATTTCCAAAAAATACAGCGCATGGATATTTTCCTGAGAAAACTCGAAAAGGCAGCGGAAAATGTGCTGAAATTGTTTTTTTATGCCTGCTGAATCTTCAGGATAGCCCTCCTCTATCTTTTCTTTAAATCTCTTCACACTGTCTTGGAACAAGACGTTTACAAGTGCTTCCTTGCTGTCAAAGTAGCGGTAGATGGTGCCTGCACCGACGTTTGCCTTATCGGCGATCATCGGAATGGTTGCGGCGTCAAAGCCTCTGTCCGCGAAAAGGACGAGCGAAGCCTCGATAATCTTCTGATATTTGCTTTCCGATTCCATTGATTTTGCCCTCCAAGTCAGCGGAATGAACGTTCATTCCGCTGTTTCCAATACATTCACTTTTTGACAGAACACCCGAAGATTCCTTTTTTAATATAAAAATTTTTAAGGGAAAATGAAAAAAGGGATAATAGGACCAATTGGCGATATGAGCTGAAAATCACAAATTGAAAACAGACAGTGCAGATTTAATAATATTCTTATATATTAATTTTGATGAAAAAAAGAGGAACTGATATGTCATCAGTTCCTCCGCTATCGGATTATTTTGCCTTTTTGACTTTTATTTTGCTCACTTTGCTCGTATTGCCGGCTTTATCTTTTGCAGTGACCGCTAAAACGGTGTTTGCCTTTTGTTTTTTTATTTTGACAAAAAACGCGCCTTTTTTATCGGCCTTGCCGGTTCCGATCGTTTTCTTTCCTGATTTGACGATGATGGCGGCGTTCGCTTCTGCTTTCCCCTTAACGGCCGTGCTCTTGTTTGTCACCGGATTCACCTTCGGCGCAGACGGCGGGGTTTTGTCAAGCACAGTGACGGCTGTCGCTTTGCTGACATTTCCGGCTTTATCCTTTGCTGTTACACCGATGACGGTTCCGGCTTTTTGCCTGCTGATTTTCAGCTTGTATTCACCTTTTCCGTTCGCTTTGCCGGAAGCGATCGTCTTTCCTTTAGCTTTTGCGCTGACTTGCGCGTTTGCTTCTGTTTTTCCCTGAATCACCGTACTTTTATCGGAAACCTGATAAACTTTCGGGGCGCCTGGCGGGATGACGTCAGCCACCGTCATTTTGACATCGCCGCTTTCTCTGTGGTCATCAGCAGATGCGGAGACATACAAAACGGCATATTCTTTTTGCTTGTTGATTTTCACTTTAAACGCTCCGGATGCATCCGCTTTGCCTTGCGCGATCACTTTTTTGGACGCGTTTTTCACTTTGATCGTGTAGCCGGCTGCCGTTCTACCCGTTACGGCAGTATCTTTGTTCGTGATGCGTTTGACGGACGGGTTTTTCGGCGCTTTTTCCACGACGGTTCTGAGCGAGGTTTCCGCCTGATGGCCCGATGCCGCGACATGAAGAACTTGCCCCGCCTTCTGGGCCGGAATTTTCACTGAAAACGCGCCTGATTTTCCGGCCGTGCCCGTCCCCAATACTTGCTTCCCTCGCAAGATTTTGACCGTCACACCGCTTTTGGCTGTGCCTGTCACTGCCGTATGGCGGTTTAAAACGGGATGAACCTTCATGTTCAGCTCAAAAACGCTGGCTGCATGAAAAACATTCAGCCTTCCCCACCCGGAGACGAAGTCATATCCGGGAATTTGTGCAGCCGGTTCTATATCCAGGTCATAATCCGGGTTTGGATTATCCTGCTCTTCAAATGCCACATCTGCTGTCGTCTCGGTCAATAGGCTTGCGATTTGCTTTGGTTTCAAGGACGGATTCTGTGACAAAAGAAGTCCTGCTGCAGCTGCCACGTGCGGCGCCGCCATCGATGTTCCGCTCATATAAGTGACATTCCCGTCCGGAACGAGGCTTGGAATATCGGTTCCCGGCGCCACCATATCGAGACCTTTTCCATAATTGGAGTAGTCCGAGACAAGATCGAGATTATTGGTCGCCCCGACTGAAAGCGTATATTTCGAAGATGCAGGGTAGGAAATCTCCGATACTCCGTCATTTCCGGTGGCGGCAACGATCGTCACATTTTTAGAAGCCGCATATTTAAGCGCATATTCCATCACCCGGCTGTATGGCCCGCCAAGACTTAAATTGATGACTTTTGCACCGTGGTCGGCGGCATAGATGATGCCGTTTGCAATCTGTTCCGTATCTCCACTGCCTGAAGAATCCAGCACTTTGACAGGCAGAATTTTGGCATAAGCATTGATTCCCGCCATCGAAAAATGGTTGTCTTGCGCGGCTGCAATGATGCCTGACACGTGTGTGCCGTGGCCATTGTCATCCATCGCATCCGCCGTGCGGCCGACATAGTTATAGCCTTCGTCTTTTTTGACGCTGCCGCTTAAATCCGCAAGGGTATGATCAACGCCTGTGTCAACGACGGCGATTACTGTATCTTTCAGCTTTTTGCCTTTCATCAGCTTCTGAAGCTGTTCAAATTGTATGTCAGCATTCGCAGCACGGTTTTTGCCGTTATTTTTGAGCGACCATTGATATGGATATTGGGTGTCTCTTGACAGTGCTTCATATTGCTGAACCTGTTCGACGAATTCCACTTCAGGCATCTTGGCGATCTTGGAGGCTGCCGCCTGATATTGCTTTGCCGCCGCTTTGAATCCGGAAGAACGGCTTTCCTTCATTTCCACAACGTACATATCTTTAAATGCCGTTTTGCTTTTACCGAGGGGCTCTAATGCCTGGACGCCGGATGATTGGGCTTTAGATTTGAAAGATCCCGGTTTTTTGCCTTCTTTCAATTTTACGATGTAACGGTTTTCGGGCGCGCTTGATGAAGCTGTCGCCATCCCCGCTTTTTCAAGCACAGCCGATACTTTGCTGCCTGTTAATTGTTCGATGCCGATGTCTTTCGCGACTTGATCCAGCTGTTTTTTCAACGGCTCGGGAACGGACGCGCGAGCTGTTTCGTACAGGCGACTGATCGCTTTTTGATCATCATTCGTAATCGAGTATGCGCTCACTTGTCCGTTTTTAGCGACATCTGCAAACAGCGGCTTCAGCTGCACCAGGTCTTTGTAGACACTGTCTCTCATC
Coding sequences within it:
- a CDS encoding YoqO family protein; its protein translation is MLKTIGFYGFLASVCLNLFLRFGLKINGTANDIISTASLVFVLVYVWDDLKKRSAKTLILQGITLIIFVALLVFVIMKGQTFIASLPFFEGWETPAKWVYILLVLFLGSNLFIYINEKITNSKKEAS
- a CDS encoding ABC transporter substrate-binding protein; translation: MTKKQYSYIFTLLLAFAVFLSGCQSGQKQAASEKNEEKTRVVKTINGNVTVPANPKRVVTIGYAGTMLAFGIKPLGETGKYLGSPYIKDQVSGIKDIGGKDGFSVSVEKVLELKPDLIVSMTNDSKEYEKLSKIAPTVVYPFGTFKDARDEMKTFGKLLGKEKEAREWTKTFNQKMKAARAKIKDASVKGETFSLIGAYAKSLYVYGAYGYRGGEAIYTQLGLTPPESVKKDAIDTADGYKAISFEVLPKYAGDYIFVDESYNGKLDQDNPVWASLDAVKKGKVFFLDPDRFWPYDPNAVQAQAEEIADMISKKAKNK
- a CDS encoding TetR/AcrR family transcriptional regulator, producing MESESKYQKIIEASLVLFADRGFDAATIPMIADKANVGAGTIYRYFDSKEALVNVLFQDSVKRFKEKIEEGYPEDSAGIKKQFQHIFRCLFEFSQENIHALYFLEIDKTSHYLTEKSREVLNELLDFIYLFFEKGKAAGMIRPLPSHILSAVVFGAFVHIQKLVRAGEFEDPTELMEEIEECSWDAVKHHG
- a CDS encoding S8 family peptidase, with amino-acid sequence MNKRIVKSSIVFFLLAALIFGQLPLPKTMAAEDSVPNNETTLTSASPVEASFQSDDEVHWYKVNPSNQEIANYTHFRVKLKSDAELNISVYSSLENATGHQTFDRYNGYSYENNPALIDFPIAWKGPYYIKVENHHDEENETTSITDISYTISYEGVTLPPSIQEAEEECPAELSVSERETGKGILKQLRTIRDEVLSKTEKGKELSSLYYKAAPFISAKMLFNKSMRDSVYKDLVQLKPLFADVAKNGQVSAYSITNDDQKAISRLYETARASVPEPLKKQLDQVAKDIGIEQLTGSKVSAVLEKAGMATASSSAPENRYIVKLKEGKKPGSFKSKAQSSGVQALEPLGKSKTAFKDMYVVEMKESRSSGFKAAAKQYQAAASKIAKMPEVEFVEQVQQYEALSRDTQYPYQWSLKNNGKNRAANADIQFEQLQKLMKGKKLKDTVIAVVDTGVDHTLADLSGSVKKDEGYNYVGRTADAMDDNGHGTHVSGIIAAAQDNHFSMAGINAYAKILPVKVLDSSGSGDTEQIANGIIYAADHGAKVINLSLGGPYSRVMEYALKYAASKNVTIVAATGNDGVSEISYPASSKYTLSVGATNNLDLVSDYSNYGKGLDMVAPGTDIPSLVPDGNVTYMSGTSMAAPHVAAAAGLLLSQNPSLKPKQIASLLTETTADVAFEEQDNPNPDYDLDIEPAAQIPGYDFVSGWGRLNVFHAASVFELNMKVHPVLNRHTAVTGTAKSGVTVKILRGKQVLGTGTAGKSGAFSVKIPAQKAGQVLHVAASGHQAETSLRTVVEKAPKNPSVKRITNKDTAVTGRTAAGYTIKVKNASKKVIAQGKADASGAFKVKINKQKEYAVLYVSASADDHRESGDVKMTVADVIPPGAPKVYQVSDKSTVIQGKTEANAQVSAKAKGKTIASGKANGKGEYKLKISRQKAGTVIGVTAKDKAGNVSKATAVTVLDKTPPSAPKVNPVTNKSTAVKGKAEANAAIIVKSGKKTIGTGKADKKGAFFVKIKKQKANTVLAVTAKDKAGNTSKVSKIKVKKAK
- a CDS encoding MFS transporter: MTYIQPHSKDYHKASIALFISGFVTFATLYTTQPLMPLFAEEFGISAAAASLTLSISTGILAFALLTAAALSDGFGRKTIMAISLFATSVLGLLTAFSPNFAALLAMRGLLGFFLAGVPAIAMAYVGEEFDPRGLGKMMGLYISGTSLGGMSGRLLTGLLTDLFSWRAALGIIGALSVLLSYLFWILLPRPQHSAKRKTSVKKASLAYGAVLMNKRLLSIISLGFLLMGSFVTLFNYIGFQLMGPPYRLSQTVIGFIFIVYLAGTLSSVYMGKKADRFGSPLMLKIGIAIIAGGALLTLLPQLPLKIAGIAVFTFGFFGSHSIASSWVGQTAGEQRVQASSLYLLSYYLGSSLAGSFGGFFWTHFKWPGIISFIIGLLLIAYPVIFFAEAKRNKRQDNSQVRNKS
- a CDS encoding LysR family transcriptional regulator, with protein sequence MELYQIDHFIAVSRHKHFTKAALEQRISQPALSRSIKKLEEELGVPLFIRKTKSIRLTKYGEQFLIKAKQARLALDEGVQQIRESVNPNAGEISVSFLHTLGSRLMPQLIAEFKKKYPNVAFRLYQAANEHLQHMVETGEADICLSSPPLPNEHLEWTVLDTEPLYLVLPADHPLADRKEVAIRSIAHEDFVCFKPGYGLRYVFDQMCRGLSISPKLAFEGEEVSTILGLVSAGLGVAILPKTAEHVHSPVAFCRVSDYRSERTIGLAVLKDHYLSPAARNFKEFVIEYYRRNERSDQP
- a CDS encoding bifunctional cytochrome P450/NADPH--P450 reductase, giving the protein MNKLDGIPIPKTYGPLGNLPLLDKNRVSQSLWKIADEMGPIFQFKFADAIGVFVSSHELVKEVSEESRFDKNMGKGLLKVREFSGDGLFTSWTEEPNWRKAHNILLPSFSQKAMKGYHPMMQDIAVQLIQKWSRLNQDESIDVPDDMTRLTLDTIGLCGFNYRFNSFYREGQHPFIESMVRGLSEAMRQTKRFPLQDKLMIQTKRRFNSDVESMFSLVDRIIADRKQAESESGNDLLSLMLHAKDPETGEKLDDENIRYQIITFLIAGHETTSGLLSFAIYLLLKHPDKLKKAYEEADRVLTDPVPSYKQVQQLKYIRMILNESIRLWPTAPAFSLYAKEETVIGGKYLIPKGQSVTVLIPKLHRDQSVWGEDAEAFRPERFEQMDSIPAHAYKPFGNGQRACIGMQFALHEATLVLGMILQYFDLEDHANYQLKIKESLTLKPDGFTIRVRPRKKEAMTAMPGAQPEENGRQEERPSAPAAENTHGTPLLVLYGSNLGTAEEIAKELAEEAREQGFHSRTAELDQYAGAIPAEGAVIIVTASYNGNPPDCAKEFVNWLEHDQTDDLRGVKYAVFGCGNRSWASTYQRIPRLIDSVLEKKGAQRLHKLGEGDAGDDFEGQFESWKYDLWPLLRTEFSLAEPEPNQTETDRQALSVEFVNAPAASPLAKAYQVFTAKISANRELQCEKSGRSTRHIEISLPEGAAYQEGDHLGVLPQNSEVLIGRVFQRFGLNGNEQILISGRNQASHLPLERPVHVKDLFQHCVELQEPATRAQIRELAAHTVCPPHQRELEDLLKDDVYKDQVLNKRLTMLDLLEQYPACELPFARFLALLPPLKPRYYSISSSPQLNPRQTSITVSVVSGPALSGRGHYKGVASNYLAGLEPGDAISCFIREPQSGFRLPEDPETPVIMVGPGTGIAPYRGFLQARRIQRDAGVKLGEAHLYFGCRRPNEDFLYRDELEQAEKDGIVHLHTAFSRLEGRPKTYVQDLLREDAALLIHLLNEGGRLYVCGDGSRMAPAVEQALCEAYRIVQGASREESQSWLSALLEEGRYAKDVWDGGVSQHNVKADCIART